In Spodoptera frugiperda isolate SF20-4 chromosome 4, AGI-APGP_CSIRO_Sfru_2.0, whole genome shotgun sequence, a single window of DNA contains:
- the LOC118272795 gene encoding programmed cell death protein 5, whose amino-acid sequence MDDPELEKIRQQRLAQLQSQHGGTGDPSHAKQQEERMQAMEEAKHSILAQVLSQDARARLNTIKLSRPEKGAMVENMICRMAQTGQVRNKITEPELIQLLESLNQQMPKSTSTVKFDRRRAALDSDDEDF is encoded by the exons atggATGACCCAGAATTAGAAAAGATTAGACAACAACGGCTTGCTCAACTACAATCTCAACATGGG GGTACAGGCGATCCCAGCCATGCTAAACAACAGGAAGAGAGAATGCAAGCGATGGAAGAAGCTAAACACTCAATTTTGGCACAAGTACTCAGTCAAGACGCTAGAGCTAGAT TGAACACTATCAAACTTAGTCGACCTGAAAAAGGCGCCATGGTTGAAAACATGATCTGTAGAATGGCTCAGACGGGCCAGGTTCGTAATAAGATAACAGAACCAGAACTGATTCAACTCTTGGAGTCCCTCAATCAACAGATGCCTAAGTCAACCAGCACTGTGAAGTTTGACAGAAGGAGGGCAGCACTCGACTCAGACGATGAAGATTTCTAG
- the LOC118272790 gene encoding lipase 3, with translation MLRVELLVVIATCLSVAVARSSPQPGNIQELLKNIDTRYSDNLYEDASLDVPALIAKYGYPVEEHSVTTEDGYILGLHRIPYGRDANNVANQNKPVVLVMHGLLCSSADFVLMGPGSGLGYILAEEGFDVWLGNSRGNYYSRKHVTLNPDAILNTDFWQFSYDDIGNMDLPAMIDYILKTTGVAKLHYVGHSQGTTSFFVMGAMRPEYNDKIISMHALAPVAYLAHNENLLLTAIAPFSTEIEAISSLVGVGEFMPHSIIFTWAGEAMCRDEVVFQPICSNILFLIGGWDEAQLNTTMMPVIFAHTPAGASVKQLAHYGQGIDAKGFRRYDYGTHLANFLHYGSFTPPSYDLSKVTSPVYLHYSTGDPLAEVPDVETLFSELGNPMGMFLVPLEKFSHVDYMYGINAKELVYDEVVNIMKSLDASA, from the exons ATGTTACGTGTGGAGCTGTTGGTGGTCATAGCCACTTGCCTTTCTGTGGCGGTCGCCAGGAGCTCACCGCAGCCTGGCAACATCCAGGAGctacttaaaaatattgacaCACGTTATTCTGATAACTTATATGAAGACGCGAGTCTTGACGTG CCTGCTCTCATTGCAAAATATGGCTATCCCGTTGAAGAACACTCAGTGACAACAGAAGATGGTTACATTTTGGGATTGCATCGTATTCCTTACGGACGTGACGCTAACAATGTGGCTAATCAAAACAAACCTGTCGTGCTTGTGATGCATGGTCTGCTGTGTTCATCTGCTGACTTTGTTCTCATGGGACCAGGTTCTGGTTTGG GTTACATTCTTGCCGAAGAAGGATTCGACGTCTGGTTAGGTAATTCACGCGGTAACTATTATTCTCGTAAGCATGTTACGTTGAATCCTGACGCCATACTGAACACAGATTTTTGGCAGTTTTCTTACGATGACATAGGCAACATGGACTTACCTGCTATGATTGATTATATACTCAAAACTACTGGGGTAGCAAAGCTTCATTACGTGGGTCACTCGCAGGGCACAACATCATTCTTTGTAATGGGGGCCATGCGACCAGAATACAACGACAAAATCATTTCCATGCACGCTCTGGCTCCCGTTGCCTACCTGGCGCATAACGAAAATCTCCTTCTGACTGCAATAGCACCTTTTTCTACTGAAATTGAA gCGATTTCATCTTTAGTAGGTGTGGGTGAGTTTATGCCCCATTCGATTATCTTCACGTGGGCTGGTGAAGCCATGTGTCGGGATGAAGTAGTATTCCAACCTATATGcagtaacattttgtttttgatcgGTGGATGGGATGAAGCCCAACTTAACACG ACTATGATGCCGGTAATCTTCGCTCACACTCCGGCTGGTGCCTCTGTAAAACAGCTCGCACATTACGGACAAGGAATTGATGCGAAAGGTTTTCGTCGATATGACTACGGAACTCATTTAGCAAATTTTCTACACTACGGATCCTTTACTCCACCCAGTTATGATTTGTCAAAAGTAACCAGTCCAGTGTACCTGCATTATTCGACAGGCGACCCCCTCGCAGAAGTCCCTGATGTTGAGACATTGTTCAGTGAACTAGGAAATCCGATGGGCATGTTTTTGGTACCCTTAGAGAAGTTCAGTCATGTTGATTACATGTATGGTATAAACGCTAAGGAGTTAGTATACGACGAAGTagttaatattatgaaatcCTTGGACGCCAGTGCTTAg
- the LOC118272789 gene encoding lipase 3, with the protein MMRGVLLVVIATCVALAAARSSASSDDIQELLKNIDSRYSTDVFEDANLDVPELITKYRYPVETHTVTTEDGYILRMHRIPHGRDANNVPNQKKPVVFVMHGLLSSSADFVIMGPGSGLGYILAEEGYDVWMGNARGNYYSRNHVKLNPDALLNTAFWQFSWDEIGNIDVPTMIDYALEVSGQERLHYIGHSQGTTSFFVMGSLRPEYNAKIISMHAMAPVAYMANNRSLFLRVLASYGNDIETIARLIGIGEFMPNSVIFTWAGQSMCRDEVVFQPICSNIMFLIGGWNEDQHNSTMMPAIFGHAPAGASVRQFHHYGQGITDRGFRRYDHGSRLSNRRVYGSSKPPNYDLSKITTPVFLHYSDTDPLAHVNDVDRLFRELGRPIGKFRIPQRTFSHIDFIYGINARELLYDRMINLMKAMDANTFDEVNIITEY; encoded by the exons ATGATGCGTGGTGTGTTGTTGGTGGTGATAGCCACTTGTGTCGCTCTGGCGGCTGCCAGGAGCTCCGCCTCTTCCGATGATATCCAggagttgttgaaaaatatcgATTCACGCTACTCTACTGATGTATTTGAAGATGCAAACTTAGATGTG CCAGAATTGATCACAAAGTACCGTTACCCAGTTGAGACACACACGGTGACGACAGAAGATGGCTACATCTTGCGCATGCACCGCATCCCCCACGGACGTGACGCCAACAATGTACCGAACCAGAAGAAGCCTGTCGTGTTCGTCATGCACGGTCTACTTTCTTCGTCAGCTGACTTTGTTATTATGGGCCCCGGCTCTGGTTTGG gaTATATTCTCGCTGAAGAAGGATACGACGTGTGGATGGGCAACGCTCGCGGTAACTACTACTCTCGTAATCACGTCAAACTAAACCCTGACGCTTTACTCAACACGGCGTTCTGGCAGTTCTCCTGGGATGAAATAGGCAATATTGACGTGCCCACTATGATCGACTATGCCCTTGAAGTATCTGGACAAGAGAGGTTGCATTACATCGGTCACTCACAGGGTACTACGTCTTTCTTCGTTATGGGATCCTTGCGACCGGAATACAACGCTAAGATCATTTCCATGCACGCCATGGCTCCAGTAGCTTACATGGCCAACAACAGAAGCTTATTTTTGAGGGTTTTAGCTTCTTATGGTAATGATATCGAA ACTATTGCTCGTCTGATTGGCATCGGTGAGTTCATGCCTAACAGTGTAATCTTCACGTGGGCCGGCCAATCTATGTGTCGCGATGAAGTTGTGTTCCAACCAATCTGCAGTAACATCATGTTCTTGATCGGTGGATGGAACGAAGACCAGCATAATTCG ACAATGATGCCTGCTATCTTTGGCCACGCGCCGGCTGGTGCTTCAGTAAGACAGTTCCACCATTATGGACAAGGCATCACCGACAGAGGATTCCGTCGCTATGACCATGGCTCCCGACTTTCCAACCGCAGAGTATATGGTTCCTCCAAGCCGCCAAACTACGATTTGTCCAAAATAACGACTCCAGTGTTCCTCCACTACTCCGACACTGACCCGCTGGCCCATGTCAACGATGTTGACAGACTGTTCCGAGAGCTTGGTAGGCCGATAGGAAAGTTCCGCATTCCACAACGCACATTTAGccatattgattttatatatgGTATTAATGCGAGAGAGCTACTGTATGATAGAATGATTAATCTAATGAAAGCTATGGATGCCAATACCTTCGATGAAGTCAATATAATCACCGAATATTAA